A region of the Parambassis ranga chromosome 24, fParRan2.1, whole genome shotgun sequence genome:
TAAGCAGAAAGCCTGTGAGCCCGGTAAAAATAtatctctgtgttgtgttgggCTCTTGGACATCCCCTGTTGGGTTCATTTGTTCTAATGCCTCATACTAAACTCATGCCAAACACTAcaatgtaaaaaacacacattatatatTCAGATGAACTGTTGAGTAAATAGGTAAAACTGGAGTATGAAATGCattcattgtttttgtcatgaaTTGTTTAATAGCCCTCTCTGGAAATTGTTTTGTTGTCAAGCTCCTTTGACTTAGAAggcatgtttttatatatttgtagTTTTGAGTGAATACAGTGGTCGTCCCTTGGGTTATCGGTAGTGGAGAGATCTCTGCAGACTCTGCAGAGAGTGAGAGCTATGTGTAACTGCCGCACACCAGGCCTATAAATGTCACACATTTTGTACAAactcattcagctggttcaagGGGGCAAATAAATTGGAAAgacagtactgtaagatttgaTTTGGCTTTGTTTTCGACTGCGCTAGCAGGTCAGTCGCCCTGTACACACGCTGATGTTGAGGAGTATACCTTTGAACACTGCTATATTTTGTTAtgtaaaaaagtgtgtgttctGGCAAAATATATGTCAATGACTATAAATGTGGACACAAATATGCACTGAAGTATAATAGCATAGAAATAACTTTTTTAGatcatcagatttttttttttacatgtcttTGCACCCAGTGAGCATATATTGATCAAACTTAAAATGTtttagagaagaaaaaaacaaaccaggGAGGTTGGAAAAGAGGGTTGGGGGTGTAGGGGGTGTACTTTCAAAGATTCTAAAGGGAATGGTGGAGGATTCTTTGAAGGCTGTCtttgcactttttaaaaaaaaagtgcacgTTAACATACTTTTCAtaaacacctttaaaaaaactctttggaatgttttaaaaaattatGTCATACTCATAAATTTAGAAAACTTTTGTGCTCATTTCTACTACATTCCTTTCATTTTGTTCCATCTCAGGTTGTCTTAAATATTTTTGTGCTGTCACAACTAAATGGGAAAGGCGTGCTGCTTCGGTTTGCCTCCACTAGATGGCGGTCTGCACTGTAAAATTTCACCGTGTGGGTGAGACTAATTGAAGGTCAGtgtgcttctttttcttctgaacATGAATTCGCTCTAGTATTTTGAAAATAGTACAGTTGGGATACTGGAGTTGCCTTTCTTGGATGCATCTTTGATTGTGTCCATATCATGTTAGAAGTCTTAGTGCTGTTTTTTAATTCAAAGGGCTAAGGTTTTAGTAAACATTGTCattgtctatatatatatatatatatatatatatatatatcaatgaTTTACACAAATAATGGCAGTAAATGTTGGGATGTGCAAAGACCTGCCCTCTCTGAGACTCTCCTCCATCATTCCCATCAGGCTTTGCGCCAGTCCCATGTCAAAGGGACATACAATATGCCCTTCACAAGTATTCACAATACAGTATAAtgcattaaacacatttcataATGAAACATTCATATGTTATCTACACACTCATACAGAGCCCTAGATAGGGATTTATATGAGACGTCTTTATATATCACATAAGATACTGTAGGTTCAtaattttctctttctgtgctgtgtttttttttctaaaaataaatcatGACTGTGTGTTTAGACCGTCTTAACAGATTTTCCGTAGACAAAACACACATCTCCTGCAGGGAAATTGAtcaaagaggagagaaggaaagagaggaaggacaaaaaagagaaaaaggaactgTGTGTGCATCATTGTGTTTCAGAGAGGGTGACAGAGCTGTGGGAGATGCCTTCAGAGGGAGGATTCGTACTGCAGGAGTTCATAAAGAAGTGGACCGTCCCTATACCTGATGCCCACCGCATTGGGGCTAATGTACTGCAGCACATTTATGGTCCTGCGCAGGCGCCGATCCACAAAATGTGCATCCCAGGCTGGGTAGCGTTTTCTGGGCATGTCTATCTTGATGAGTGGACCTTCGGGCCGGATGGGCCTACCGGCTGCATCCACAGGCTCTGTAGACCTCACCTGGAAAACTGGAAGGCAGGTGTCCGTGGCTGTTTCATCTGACTCCACATGTTCCCCTGCCAGACCCCGTGTGGGGGTGGCCTGGGATCCACGGGGCCCTGGTGTGGGAGCCATCGGCTCAGCTTCAGGGGGTAATGGAAGGCCCCACAACAGCTCAGCACAGCAGGAGCTGGCCAGCACCCTCAGTCGGGGGCCCATTGGATGTAGGACCCCGTAATATAGAACCATACAGGCCACACCTGAGGCAAAGCACAGGAAGACGCCACAGAGGGCAAAAGAGGCATAGGCGTCAGTGGTGGCTGGGTCGCGGTACGCATACCAAAGGGAGCTGAGGATGGCGTTCTCTAACAGTACTACTATATAATAGGCCACCATTCTGTACCGCGTCCGGCCCTCACGTACATTGAACCAACAGAAGACATAGACCACGCCTACCACCATGTTGAACAGTACCTCCTCCCATTTGGACATGCAGAAGTCAGTGCCACCATGGATGACCCAGAAAGCCATGGCGCACCAATGGAGCACCACAAAAATGCCAAAGTAGATGTGGAAAACGGAGGCAAACAGGGCAAAAGAGAGCACCCGTGAAGAGATGGTAAAAAGGCGCCAAAAGAGATGCACCAGGGCACCTCGGTAACTCATGCTCTTCTTGTCATCACGTGAATCACGCAGAAGTTTGTGGTAAGAGGCTAGCACCCAGGCCAGGGACAGGAGGGAGGACATGGCAGAAAGACCTGGGGAATAcagcaaagagagaaaaaatgatGTCACACACTGATAGATGGTTTTAAAAACATTAGAAAACCAAAAGAAGAGATCGAGTCTCATCTGTCAAGCATATAAATTATGGTTTTATGTTGACCTGGCTGCTTCTCCACTTACAGTAAACTGTATGTTTAATTTGAGCCGGAGCAATCCGTCACTTTTTTGAAAGGCATATTATTACACGTCATCCAGTGGACACATTTAGTGCACCAATTCTGTTTCCTTAAGACATGTATAACAGTAGAGACAGCAGATATGTCAGAGGAGAAACCTGCTGCATGAAAAATGATAGAGGATtatctgcagagcagcagcacggTGCCCCTTTAGCAAATGTATTGGATGGCATTTCTATAGGCACCGCAGCCGAGGAGGGTATCACTTGTTTATGATTGAATTGTCTCCCTTGGGGAACTGTAATGCATGAGGAAACTGGGATTGTAAAAAAGGTTTGAATAACAAGAGTGATGAACACGGGAAACTGGATATAATAGAGGAGAGTGTCAGTAACAGTAAATAAAGTGATGACCTCA
Encoded here:
- the xkr6b gene encoding XK-related protein 6b, with the translated sequence MAAKSDGRGVVTGFAQLHNLDEVVGTGEDDTRNGSSFHICHCCNTSSCYWGCRSACLHYLRGKGKGKGRDAARPPQEERLWLDCLWIILALLVFFWDVGTDLWLAIDYYHKQDFLWSGLTLFFVLVPSVLVQILSFRWFVQDYTGGGLGSVEGLSSRRATVSLQRDRCCRLSVWVWQTIIHIFQMGQVWRYIRTMYLGIQSHRQKENQRRFYWAMMYEYADVNMLRLLETFLESAPQLVLQLCIMIQSNKAEWLQCLSAMSSLLSLAWVLASYHKLLRDSRDDKKSMSYRGALVHLFWRLFTISSRVLSFALFASVFHIYFGIFVVLHWCAMAFWVIHGGTDFCMSKWEEVLFNMVVGVVYVFCWFNVREGRTRYRMVAYYIVVLLENAILSSLWYAYRDPATTDAYASFALCGVFLCFASGVACMVLYYGVLHPMGPRLRVLASSCCAELLWGLPLPPEAEPMAPTPGPRGSQATPTRGLAGEHVESDETATDTCLPVFQVRSTEPVDAAGRPIRPEGPLIKIDMPRKRYPAWDAHFVDRRLRRTINVLQYISPNAVGIRYRDGPLLYELLQYESSL